A genomic region of Papaver somniferum cultivar HN1 chromosome 7, ASM357369v1, whole genome shotgun sequence contains the following coding sequences:
- the LOC113294867 gene encoding uncharacterized protein LOC113294867 encodes MGQNYTENPKLVSDGITDMFKNLDNLITALAKQQLDEDEKSKTKAVAKRQQREEERPTNNGDGNNRGTNPPPPPPPPPPPARASVINLKFPYFDGEDPDGWIFSADQYFSVHIADDALKITITAESLKGDANVWYRWKQTKVTIVTWEEFCSHVRARFSPAKFVDSRLAISTIEQKGSVGEHIPEFERLLNFVDFPEDYLISCFIRSLKPHIGTTVKLLSPKTLTEAFTKAIHQEEAYAAVNKIVTRQPYRPPQFRLAATVQPTPYNKSSLPPGARRLSPVEQRERRAQGVCFNCDKLSTPNHICEDPRLTLLDVDEVEHDSPTAPTKETIIFDNIEISESEPMISLNSLMGSPFPRKMRFNGYTKAQSITVLIDSGSTHNFLHPSLAKRCDYLIQSKNSPLSATVGDGGTLDTQGVCLSVPILLQQHNISVDFHLLDISGCDAVLGVQWLRTLGQIKWDFEKLTMQFHINGATISLIGDNNSSISVMEADSMKHLLCTANCAIFLHISALNTSLNAAQNLAHDTDLAPEISNLLSQFADTFQTPTSLPPERIHDHKIPLLPGTAPVNVRPYRYPHFQKDEIEKIVFELQQAGFIRPSSSPYSSLILMVRKKDGSRRMCVDYRALKKITIKDRFPIPMVDEPIDELFGATVFIKLDLRSGYYQIRLCAQDISKTAFRTHDGHFEFLVMPFGLANAPATFQSLMNHIFRPHLRSFAQSTVGYLGHVISDKGVSVENDKIKCILSWQIPYTIKELRGFLGLAGYYRKFVKDYGKISAPLTQLLKKDAFVWTEKATTAFRSLQQALTITPVLQLPDFTKEFNLE; translated from the exons ATGGGTCAAAATTATACAGAGAATCCGAAACTCGTAAGCGATGGAATTACTGATATGTTTAAGAACCTTGATAACCTAATTACTGCTTTGGCTaaacaacaacttgatgaagacgAGAAGAGCAAGACCAAGGCTGTTGCAAAACGTcaacaaagagaagaagaacga CCTACCAATAATGGTGATGGTAACAATCGTGGTACAAatcctccacctccacctccacctccgccTCCACCTGCCAGAGCTAGTGTCATTAACCTCAAGTTTCCTTACTTTGACGGAGAGGATCCTGATGGTTGGATTTTTAGCGCTGATCAATATTTTTCGGTTCATATAGCTGATGATGCTCTAAAGATTACTATTACTGCTGAGAGTTTGAAAGGTGATGCTAATGTATGGTATCGTTGGAAACAAACCAAAGTTACGATAGTTACATGGGAAGAATTTTGTTCTCATGTTCGTGCTAGATTTTCTCCTGCCAAATTTGTTGATTCTCGGCTAGCCATTAGCACAATCGAACAGAAAGGGTCAGTAGGAGAACATATTCCTGAATTTGAGAGATTGTTAAATTTCGTTGATTTTCCAGAGGATTATTTGATTAGCTGCTTTATTCGTTCATTAAAACCTCACATTGGTACTACGGTTAAACTATTGTCACCAAAAACTTTAACTGAGGCTTTTACTAAAGCAATCCATCAAGAAGAAGCTTACGCAGCAGTTAATAAGATTGTTACACGACAACCTTATCGTCCTCCTCAATTCAGACTTGCGGCCACAGTTCAACCTACTCCATACAATAAATCTTCTTTACCTCCTGGAGCTAGAAGATTATCTCCAGTTGAACAAAGAGAAAGACGAGCTCAAGGTGTTTGTTTTAACTGTGATAAATTATCCACACCCAATCATATCTGTGAAGATCCAAGATTAACTTTATTGGATGTTGATGAAGTTGAACATGATTCTCCTACTGCACCAACTAAAGAAACTATTATTTTTGATAATATTGAGATATCTGAATCCGAGCCTATGATTTCTCTGAATTCATTAATGGGATCCCCTTTTCCTAGAAAAATGAGGTTCAATGGTTACACTAAAGCACAATCCATTACAGTGCTCATAGATTCCGGATCCACCCATAATTTTCTTCACCCATCTTTAGCTAAACGATGTGACTACTTGATTCAATCCAAGAATTCTCCACTTAGTGCGACAGTTGGTGATGGTGGTACCTTAGATACTCAAGGAGTCTGTCTTAGTGTTCCAATTCTTCTGCAACAACATAATATTTCAGTCGATTTTCATCTACTTGATATTAGTGGATGTGATGCAGTGTTAGGAGTTCAATGGCTGCGAACTTTGGGACAAATTAAATGGGATTTTGAAAAGTTGACTATGCAGTTCCACATTAATGGCGCAACTATTTCACTAATTGGAGACAATAACTCATCAATCAGCGTTATGGAAGCAGATTCAATGAAGCATTTATTGTGCACCGCAAATTGTGCAATCTTTCTTCACATATCTGCCTTGAATACGTCACTAAATGCAGCTCAAAACCTAGCACATGATACAGATCTAGCACCTGAAATTTCAAACCTACTTTCACAGTTTGCTGACACTTTTCAAACCCCTACATCTCTTCCACCAGAAAGAATTCATGATCATAAAATACCATTACTACCTGGTACTGCTCCTGTCAATGTGCGACCTTATAGATATCCTCATTttcaaaaggatgagattgaGAAGATAGTTTTTGAACTTCAGCAAGCCGGATTTATACGGCCAAGCTCAAGTCCTTACTCTTCTCTCATTCTTATGGTACGTAAAAAAGATGGTTCTCGGCGTATGTGTGTGGACTATAGAGCTTTAAAAAAAATCACTATCAAAGATCGTTTCCCTATTCCAATGGTTGATGAGCCGATAGATGAATTATTCGGAGCCACTGTTTTTATAAAATTGGATCTACGATCAGGGTATTATCAAATTCGACTTTGTGCACAAGATATTTCCAAAACTGCATTCAGAACTCACGATGGTCACTTTGAATTCCTAGTTATGCCTTTTGGATTGGCGAATGCTCCTGCTACATTTCAGAGTTTGATGAACCATATTTTCAGGCCACATCTGCGAAG TTTTGCACAATCCACGGTGGGTTATCTTGGTCATGTAATTTCTGACAAAGGAGTCTCAGTGGAGAATGACAAGATCAAGTGCATACTTTCATGGCAAATTCCATATACAATAAAAGAATTGAGAGGGTTTCTTGGATTAGCTGGGTATTATCGTAAGTTCGTAAAAGATTATGGGAAAATCAGTGCTCCATTGACACAAttgctcaaaaaggatgcttttgtATGGACTGAGAAGGCAACTACAGCATTCCGATCATTGCAGCAAGCCCTCACTATAACTCCAGTATTACAGCTGCCAGATTTCACAAAAGAATTTAATTTGGAATGA